A single Lactuca sativa cultivar Salinas chromosome 8, Lsat_Salinas_v11, whole genome shotgun sequence DNA region contains:
- the LOC111906323 gene encoding disease resistance protein RUN1 — translation MASSSSSSVPAYPSPSWKYHVFLSFRGEDTRNSFVGHLYSALEQKGIYTYKDDKKLPQGELIGPSLMKAIGESYISIIIFSENYADSSWCLEELAYIMNCRETRGQIVIPLFYDVEPSELRKQKQKYGEAFLKHELENKTKVESWRKALVDASNLSGWDIANRHESEFIKEIVSKISKMLHPLTSRVNDNLVGIEARVQDLKSRLKIGSSGVLKIGIWGVGGAGKTTLASYFYDEMSREFNGCCFVENIREESSKYGLKKLQEEILSSILKHNEVLGGVKEGSQMIKDRLSHRKVIIVLDDVDQLDQLEALAGSHYWFGEGSLIVITTRDEHLLTAFKVDVIHKIRLLNDHEAIQLLCIHAPRDKIPMEDYGLLSKEVVRYVDGLPLALMVIGRFLCDKNLNEWRSALVRLKEIPHDKILEKLKISYDGLTRVEQKLFLDIACFFRWEKKDRAMEMLDACGFHAVIGVKVLMQKALLSISNGMFDMHDLVQEMGHHIVRGEHPDNPEKHSRIWKEEDVVNICAMDATMELDMIEAIRFKHNSVDHIQRYKHLQPFVANTKNLRWIEWQGDLASPLLTNFPQRKLCCLILHNSSRTQLWEGYKVLPNLKIMELWYLSFLMITPNFNGLPHLERFKLTGCRLLEEIHPSIGCLERLVFLSIEDCRRLKMFPPITQLKKLKTLSFSGCYKLFKLSEIQQNMDNLHLYNSGDTKLGLQFFCNLQELVLRKLDLSWCCLEDDDMSYALWELPNLQELNLEGNKFSQLSFTCLQLPRLKRLDVSWCRKLVELSALPSSIAIVKADHCRSLRSFGDVSNCKWLWNFSHRWESKLGEAGIILNSMLKGNAVEDHFISVAFEHQIPKGFVGRFFTGYSFTRCRPRDANDNEHTFTLRLPDDWYNDFSGFLIRIVTNNKLPDINIIFTHEVYEKDLRFEIWQDSNESPGPEYLKGEVKTYVGYVSFSSLRQTTSLNSSYNIISFSIEDMDWSSFAAELVPRERKDDADKSRKVATDSEYLNDELDMRKAFMIQHDLYSFIQILWQP, via the exons ATggcatcttcatcttcatcttctgtaCCCGCCTATCCTTCTCCATCATGGAAGTACCATGTTTTTCTTAGTTTTAGAGGAGAAGATACTCGCAATTCTTTTGTGGGCCATCTCTACTCAGCTCTTGAACAAAAAGGAATTTACACTTATAAAGACGACAAAAAACTTCCCCAGGGCGAGTTGATTGGTCCATCCCTTATGAAGGCTATTGGAGAATCATATATTTCCATCATCATATTCTCTGAAAACTATGCAGATTCTTCATGGTGCTTAGAAGAACTTGCCTATATTATGAATTGCAGGGAAACGAGAGGCCAAATCGTTATTCCCTTATTTTATGATGTGGAGCCCTCTGAACTGAGAAAACAAAAACAGAAGTATGGAGAAGCATTTCTCAAACATGAGCTGGAGAACAAGACTAAGGTTGAATCCTGGAGAAAAGCACTTGTGGATGCAAGTAACCTTTCTGGATGGGACATTGCCAACAG GCATGAATCAGAGTTCATCAAAGAAATTGTCAGCAAAATCTCAAAGATGTTGCATCCACTAACTTCAAGGGTGAATGACAACCTGGTTGGAATAGAGGCTCGTGTGCAAGATTTGAAATCAAGGTTGAAAATTGGGTCAAGTGGTGTGCTCAAGATTGGAATATGGGGGGTTGGGGGTGCTGGCAAAACTACTCTTGCgtcttatttttatgatgaaaTGTCTAGGGAGTTTAATGGTTGCTGTTTTGTTGAAAATATTCGAGAGGAATCAAGCAAGTATGGTTTGAAAAAATTGCAAGAAGAAATACTTTCAAGTATTTTGAAACACAATGAAGTGCTAGGTGGGGTTAAGGAAGGTTCACAGATGATAAAGGATAGGTTATCCCATAGAAAGGTAATAATTGTCCTTGATGATGTCGATCAACTTGACCAACTAGAAGCATTGGCTGGATCACATTATTGGTTCGGTGAAGGAAGTCTAATAGTAATCACAACTAGAGATGAGCATTTATTAACTGCTTTTAAAGTAGATGTTATACACAAGATTAGATTGTTAAACGATCATGAGGCTATTCAGCTCTTGTGCATCCATGCACCCCGGGATAAGATACCTATGGAAGATTATGGGCTGCTTTCAAAAGAGGTGGTCCGGTATGTTGATGGGCTCCCATTAGCACTCATGGTTATCGGTCGTTTTTTATGTGACAAAAACTTGAATGAGTGGAGGAGTGCCTTGGTTAGATTGAAAGAAATCCCACATGATAAGATTCTGGAAAAGCTAAAAATCAGCTATGATGGACTTACAAGGGTTGAACAAAAGTTGTTCCTAGATATTGCATGCTTTTTTAGGTGGGAGAAGAAAGATAGGGCAATGGAGATGCTTGATGCTTGTGGTTTTCATGCAGTTATAGGAGTAAAGGTGTTGATGCAAAAGGCTCTCCTAAGTATTTCGAATGGAATGTTTGATATGCATGATCTGGTGCAAGAAATGGGACACCACATTGTTAGAGGAGAACACCCTGACAATCCTGAAAAACATAGTAGGATTTGGAAGGAGGAAGATGTTGTAAACATATGTGCTATGGATGCAACAATG GAACTTGACATGATTGAAGCAATCAGATTTAAACACAATAGTGTGGATCACATACAAAGGTATAAACATCTTCAACCGTTTGTTGCAAACACAAAGAACCTTAGGTGGATTGAATGGCAAGGTGATCTTGCAAGTCCATTGCTTACTAACTTTCCACAAAGGAAGCTTTGTTGTCTAATATTGCATAACAGCTCTCGTACACAACTTTGGGAGGGTTATAAG GTCCTGCCAAATTTGAAGATAATGGAACTCTGGTATTTGTCTTTCCTAATGATAACACCAAATTTTAATGGGCTTCCACATCTTGAAAGATTCAAGCTTACTGGATGTCGGCTATTAGAAGAGATTCATCCATCGATCGGATGTTTGGAAAGGCTTGTCTTCTTATCTATAGAAGATTGTAGGAGACTTAAGATGTTTCCACCCATTACCCAACTAAAGAAACTCAAGACCCTTTCGTTCTCAGGGTGCTACAAACTTTTTAAGCTCTCTGAGATCCAACAGAATATGGATAATCTTCATTTATATAATAGTGGTGACACAAAACTTGGGTTACAATTTTTTTGCAACTTACAAGAACtcgtcttaagaaagttggatctGAGCTGGTGTTGTTTGGAAGATGATGACATGAGCTATGCTCTTTGGGAGTTACCCAACTTGCAAGAACTCAATCTAGAAGGAAATAAGTTTTCACAATTAAGTTTTACTTGCTTACAGCTTCCTCGGCTCAAACGCCTCGATGTGTCATGGTGCAGAAAACTTGTAGAATTGTCAGCGCTGCCATCAAGTATCGCTATTGTTAAGGCGGATCATTGTAGGTCACTTAGAAGCTTTGGAGATGTTTCAAACTGTAAATGGTTGTGGAACTTCTCACATCGGTGGGAGAGCAAACTTGGTGAAGCTGGCATAATACTAAACTCCATGCTCAAG GGAAATGCTGTTGAAGATCACTTTATCAGTGTCGCTTTTGAACATCAGATTCCGAAGGGGTTTGTGGGTAGGTTCTTTACGGGGTACTCATTTACAAGGTGTCGTCCACGTGATGCCAATGATAATGAGCACACATTTACATTGCGTCTTCCAGATGATTGGTACAATGACTTTTCTGGGTTCTTAATACGCATTGTTACCAACAATAAACTTCCGgatattaatataatattcacGCATGAGGTATATGAAAAAGATTTGAGATTTGAGATTTGGCAGGACTCAAATGAATCACCGGGGCCTGAATATTTAAAAGGAGAAGTAAAGACATATGTGGGATATGTTTCTTTTAGTTCCTTGAGGCAGACCACATCGTTAAATTCATCATACaatattatttcattttccaTAGAGGACATGGACTGGAGTTCGTTTGCAGCTGAACTTGTTCCTAGGGAAAGAAAAGATGATGCCGATAAATCACGAAAAGTCGCAACAGATTCAGAATATTTGAATGATGAACTTGATATGCGCAAGGCATTTATGATCCAACATGATTTATACTCTTTTATCCAGATATTATGGCAACCTTAG